Proteins from a single region of Desulfolutivibrio sulfoxidireducens:
- a CDS encoding tetratricopeptide repeat protein: protein MGDAESRALPETGASPATSPPESIKGVFSTQTKGVVGFGATKRKVKQNIYVFVEEQPDGSLLLRELNRNFVPVGKAKSVSRDTLLADYLPEPDVYLKKVVPGMRRIEESVDKGDDHRAKGELISAEFEYKNALRLDEEHIRGTFGLGLTYLARGEKENADIVFRRVVVLDGAFEEEHKHLFNEFGIRLRKNGMHAQALKFYKRATRLARHDDEHLLYNIARTFYEKGQEKQARRLLEKALGVNPDFTRARGFLDILDQGGTGPDGSLKGIEALDDLDLEDPDFTGLGL from the coding sequence ATGGGTGACGCCGAGTCCCGAGCCTTGCCGGAAACGGGCGCGTCGCCCGCCACGTCGCCTCCCGAGAGCATCAAGGGGGTTTTTTCCACCCAGACCAAGGGCGTGGTCGGGTTCGGCGCAACCAAACGCAAGGTCAAGCAGAACATCTACGTCTTTGTGGAGGAGCAGCCCGACGGTTCGCTGCTTTTGCGGGAGCTCAACCGGAACTTCGTGCCTGTGGGCAAGGCCAAAAGTGTCAGCAGGGACACCCTGCTTGCCGACTATCTCCCCGAGCCCGACGTTTACCTGAAAAAGGTCGTCCCGGGCATGCGCCGGATCGAGGAGAGCGTGGACAAGGGTGACGACCACCGGGCCAAGGGGGAACTCATTTCGGCCGAATTCGAATACAAAAACGCCCTGCGCCTGGACGAGGAACACATCCGGGGCACCTTCGGCCTGGGGCTGACCTATCTCGCCCGGGGCGAAAAGGAAAACGCCGACATCGTCTTTCGCCGGGTGGTGGTCCTGGACGGGGCCTTCGAGGAGGAGCACAAGCATCTGTTCAACGAGTTCGGCATCCGCCTGCGCAAAAACGGCATGCACGCCCAGGCGCTCAAATTCTACAAACGGGCCACCCGCCTGGCCCGGCACGACGACGAGCATCTTTTGTACAACATCGCCAGGACCTTTTACGAGAAGGGCCAGGAAAAACAGGCCCGACGGCTTCTGGAAAAGGCCCTGGGCGTCAATCCGGATTTTACGCGCGCCAGGGGATTTCTGGACATCCTCGATCAGGGCGGGACCGGGCCGGACGGGTCCCTGAAAGGGATCGAGGCCTTGGATGACCTTGATCTGGAGGACCCCGATTTTACCGGTCTGGGGCTGTGA
- a CDS encoding HD domain-containing phosphohydrolase translates to MDKPLVLFVDDDPEMLASYRRIFRKKCHIETASEPAEGLDMLNAGRQFAVIVSDLRMPGMDGVAFLEKAREKCPETVRIMLTGYADVGAAVAAVNAGKVFSFLTKPCPEDALEAAVAAGSRQHQLVVAEKELLRGTVRGTIKLLTDLMAMINAEAFGKSSRVKRLVMDLADYMGLADPWRLELAAMLSQIGCAALPRDVLRKAYLGQPLSGNYAYEFAMHPKIAADLIANIPRLREVAEIVAYQEKRYDGGGLPPGEAKGEAIPKGARILKVALDFDTLERMFAATGKVEEPVQKALERMRGRRGWYDPAVLDALESMINFPDGFERGLLALAELKPGMILDQEVLCPRGEVVLSKGQEIGTVAIRRLRGALGGKGDMRIRVLVPPRRNLEFAELLDG, encoded by the coding sequence ATGGACAAGCCTTTGGTCCTTTTCGTCGACGACGATCCGGAAATGCTGGCCTCCTACCGGCGCATCTTCCGGAAAAAATGCCACATCGAGACCGCCTCCGAACCCGCCGAAGGGCTGGATATGCTCAATGCCGGGCGGCAGTTCGCCGTCATCGTCTCGGACCTGCGCATGCCCGGGATGGATGGCGTGGCCTTTCTGGAAAAGGCCAGGGAGAAATGCCCCGAGACCGTGCGCATCATGCTCACCGGATACGCCGACGTGGGCGCGGCCGTGGCCGCCGTCAACGCCGGCAAGGTCTTCAGCTTCCTCACCAAGCCCTGCCCCGAGGACGCCCTGGAGGCGGCCGTGGCCGCCGGCAGCCGGCAGCACCAACTCGTGGTCGCGGAAAAGGAGCTTCTGCGCGGCACGGTGCGCGGCACCATAAAGCTCCTCACGGACCTCATGGCCATGATCAACGCCGAGGCCTTCGGAAAATCCTCCCGGGTCAAACGGCTGGTCATGGACCTGGCCGATTACATGGGGCTTGCCGATCCCTGGCGCCTGGAACTGGCGGCCATGCTCTCCCAGATCGGGTGCGCGGCCCTGCCTCGGGACGTCCTGCGCAAGGCCTACCTCGGCCAGCCCCTGTCCGGAAACTACGCCTACGAATTCGCCATGCACCCCAAGATCGCCGCGGACCTCATCGCCAACATCCCCCGCCTGCGGGAGGTGGCCGAAATCGTGGCCTACCAGGAAAAGCGCTACGACGGGGGAGGGCTGCCGCCGGGCGAGGCCAAGGGCGAGGCCATTCCCAAAGGGGCCAGGATCCTCAAGGTCGCCCTGGATTTCGACACCCTGGAGCGGATGTTCGCGGCCACGGGAAAGGTCGAGGAGCCGGTCCAAAAGGCCCTGGAGCGCATGCGCGGCCGCCGGGGATGGTACGATCCGGCCGTGCTCGACGCCCTGGAATCCATGATCAATTTTCCTGACGGATTCGAGCGGGGCCTGCTCGCCCTGGCCGAACTCAAACCCGGGATGATCCTGGATCAGGAGGTCCTGTGCCCGCGCGGGGAAGTGGTCCTGTCCAAGGGCCAGGAGATTGGGACGGTGGCCATCAGGAGGCTCAGAGGGGCCTTGGGGGGCAAAGGCGACATGAGGATCCGGGTGCTCGTGCCCCCGCGCCGGAACCTGGAATTCGCGGAGCTCCTTGATGGGTGA
- the tatC gene encoding twin-arginine translocase subunit TatC has protein sequence MSPAPGPDQNGDRDAGTQAGPTGDARPTASPSDTGNPSDAPGESASSPAGDGASLASPDDASGASPPDEDETGHEMSLLEHLGELRSRVLRCAIAAGIGFLACYAVAEDMLRIFLRPLLEVLPPKSTLIATTLPEKFFTVLKMAFLGGFLVASPYIFYQIWRFIAPGLYKEERQALIPVSLATAFFFTGGGVFGYFVVFPFAFAFFVNYAGELITIMPTVSNYFSFAVMLLIAFGVVFELPVVLYFLARIGLVTARGLRKNRRWAILGAFILGALLTPADPISQCLMAGPLIVLYEVGIVAAALFGKKVTPPRASPDGMAGAPSGENPSSGKHP, from the coding sequence GTGAGCCCGGCCCCCGGCCCCGACCAGAACGGCGACCGGGACGCCGGAACCCAGGCCGGCCCGACCGGGGATGCGCGCCCGACGGCAAGCCCTTCGGACACGGGAAACCCGTCGGATGCGCCTGGAGAGTCCGCGTCTTCCCCGGCGGGGGACGGCGCGTCCCTCGCATCCCCGGACGACGCGAGCGGCGCCTCCCCGCCTGACGAGGACGAGACCGGGCATGAGATGTCCCTTCTGGAGCATCTGGGAGAGTTGCGGTCCCGGGTGCTGCGGTGCGCCATCGCCGCCGGGATCGGCTTTCTGGCCTGCTACGCCGTGGCCGAGGACATGCTGCGGATCTTTCTGCGGCCGCTTTTGGAGGTTCTGCCGCCCAAGAGCACGCTGATCGCCACCACGCTTCCGGAGAAGTTTTTCACCGTCCTGAAGATGGCCTTTCTCGGGGGATTTCTGGTCGCCAGTCCCTACATCTTCTACCAGATCTGGCGGTTCATCGCCCCGGGCCTGTACAAGGAGGAACGCCAGGCCCTGATCCCCGTGTCCCTCGCCACGGCCTTTTTTTTCACCGGCGGCGGGGTGTTCGGCTATTTCGTGGTGTTTCCCTTCGCGTTCGCGTTTTTCGTGAACTACGCCGGGGAACTCATCACCATCATGCCCACCGTGAGCAATTATTTTTCCTTCGCGGTCATGCTGCTCATCGCCTTCGGGGTGGTCTTCGAACTGCCCGTGGTGCTGTATTTCCTGGCCCGCATCGGCCTGGTCACGGCCAGGGGGCTGCGGAAAAACCGGCGATGGGCCATTCTCGGGGCCTTCATCCTGGGGGCCCTGCTCACGCCCGCCGACCCCATCAGCCAATGCCTCATGGCCGGGCCGCTCATCGTGCTCTACGAGGTGGGCATCGTGGCCGCCGCGCTTTTCGGGAAAAAGGTCACGCCGCCGCGGGCGTCACCTGACGGGATGGCCGGCGCGCCGTCGGGGGAGAACCCCTCGTCCGGCAAGCACCCCTGA
- the secF gene encoding protein translocase subunit SecF, with protein sequence MGLEFIKPGTHIDFLKYRKIAYLVSAAIILAGMLSLAVKGGPRYGVDFAGGLTIQVKFDKAMDVADIRKAIEPVGLEGLVVQRFGQETDNEYLVRATEQQMAQELVREAVVKALGQALPDSGFQIQRLEMVGPKVGADLRSKAIEAVFYAVLLIAIYISGRFEHRWMASGIMAAGLTGGVYLLNLLSVPTGYLIFAAMAITLLLCWYMRLKFALGAVVADLHDVLVTIGLFSLLDMEFDLTIVAALLTILGYSLNDTIIVYDRIRETLRGADKKDPLADIINRSINQTLSRTILTSGTTLAVTLCLYLFGGAVIHDFALALLIGIVAGTYSSIFIASPILLDLGSGFIRKEQVEAVATERTA encoded by the coding sequence ATGGGACTTGAGTTCATTAAGCCCGGAACGCACATCGATTTCCTGAAATACCGCAAGATCGCCTATCTCGTCTCCGCCGCGATCATCCTGGCCGGGATGCTCTCCCTGGCCGTCAAGGGCGGCCCCAGGTACGGGGTGGACTTCGCGGGGGGACTGACCATCCAGGTCAAGTTCGACAAGGCCATGGACGTGGCCGACATCCGCAAGGCCATCGAGCCCGTGGGCCTGGAAGGCCTGGTGGTGCAGCGCTTCGGCCAGGAGACGGACAACGAATACCTGGTGCGGGCCACGGAGCAGCAAATGGCCCAGGAGCTGGTCCGCGAGGCGGTGGTCAAGGCCTTGGGCCAGGCCCTGCCCGACTCCGGATTCCAGATCCAGCGCCTGGAGATGGTCGGCCCCAAGGTGGGCGCGGACCTGCGCTCCAAGGCCATCGAGGCGGTTTTTTACGCCGTGCTTTTAATCGCCATCTATATCTCCGGCCGTTTCGAGCATCGCTGGATGGCGTCGGGCATCATGGCCGCGGGGCTGACCGGCGGCGTCTATCTCCTGAATCTCCTGAGCGTGCCCACCGGTTACCTCATCTTCGCGGCCATGGCCATCACCCTGCTTCTGTGCTGGTACATGCGCCTCAAATTCGCCCTGGGCGCGGTGGTGGCCGACCTGCACGACGTGCTGGTGACCATCGGGCTGTTCTCGCTTCTGGATATGGAGTTCGATCTGACCATCGTGGCCGCGCTTCTGACCATCCTCGGCTATTCCTTAAACGACACCATCATCGTCTACGACCGTATCCGGGAGACCCTGCGCGGCGCGGACAAGAAGGACCCCCTGGCCGACATCATCAACCGCAGCATCAACCAGACCCTGTCCCGGACCATCCTGACCTCGGGCACCACCCTGGCCGTGACCCTGTGCCTGTACCTCTTCGGCGGCGCGGTCATCCACGACTTCGCCCTGGCCCTTTTGATCGGCATCGTGGCCGGCACCTATTCCTCCATTTTCATCGCCAGCCCCATCCTGCTCGATCTGGGGTCCGGGTTCATCCGCAAGGAGCAGGTGGAGGCCGTGGCCACGGAGCGCACCGCGTGA